Genomic window (Stenotrophomonas maltophilia):
GATGCCGTCGCCGCAGCGGTGATCATCGACCGTTGGCTGTCGTGCCCCGACGACGCCACCCCCATTCCCTGACTGCCCGACACCGCCATGACCGCCCAGCAAATCGATGCCTCCGGACGCCTGCGCCACCTGCTGACCCTGGAGGGCCTGCCGCGCGAAACGCTGCTGCAGCTGCTCGACCGCGCAGGGCAGATCCGCGATGCCGCAGTCGGCCGCGTCGGCAACAAGCGCCACGTGCTGGCCGGTTCGGCGGTGTGCACGCTGTTCTTTGAGCCGTCCACGCGCACCCGCAGCTCGTTCCAGCTGGCCGCGCAGCGCCTGGGCGCCGACGTGCTGAACTTCGATGCCTCGACCTCGTCCACGCGCAAGGGCGAAACCGCCTGCGACACGCTGCGCAACCTGGAAGCGATGGGCGTGCGCGGCTTCGTGGTGCGCCACCCGGATGATGGCGCCGTGGCCGCACTGGCCGAAGCGGCGGGCGAGGGCACTGCACTGATCAACGCCGGTGACGGCCGCAGCGCGCACCCGACCCAGGGCCTGCTGGACATGCTGACCCTGCGCCAGGCCAAGGGCCCGGATTTCTCGAAGATGAAGGTGGTGATCGTCGGCGACGTGAAGCACTCGCGCGTAGCCCGCACCGACCTGCATGCGCTGCGTACGCTGGGCGTAGGCGAGATCCGCGTGTGCGGCCCGCAGTCGCTGCTGCCGGACGACGAGACCCTGAAGGGCTGCGTGGTCGGCGATGATTTCGACGCGATGCTGGAAGGCGTCGACGCGCTGATGATGCTGCGCCTGCAGCGCGAGCGCATGGAAGAAGGCCTGGTGCCGTCGCTGGAGCAGTACCACGCCCAGTACGGCCTGACCAACGAGCGCCTGGCCCGCGCCGGCAAGGATGCCGCGGTGCTGCATCCGGGCCCGATCAACCGTGGTGTGGAAGTGACCGACGAGGTGGCCGACGGCCCGCAGTCGTGGGTGCTGCGCCAGGTCGCCAACGGCGTCGCCGTGCGCATGGCCGTGCTGGAAACCCTGCTGGGCTGATTGCCGCTCTGGTAGGTGTCAACCCTGACGGCTTGGGTAGGTGCCGTCCGTTGGTCGGCACAATAGGAATTCACCTTGAACTGCCTGGGTGGGTGCCGACCGTTGGTCGGCACAGGACCATCAGTCCCGTGAAGTGCCGGGCTCAGACATTGAATAGCTACGGGCCTACCTGGACTGATGGGGTTGCCCGATAGAAGAAGGCGGTCGGCAGGCACACGCTTGTGCCCATGAACCGCGCACGCCTGAGACTTGGCCGCCATTCCCGGATCGGGCAATCCTACATCCTGACGACCGTCACCCAGGGGCGTCGACGCTACTTCGACGATGCCACAGCGGCGCAATTGGTGATGGACGTGGTCCGTCGCCTTGATACTGAAGGCCTGACGTACTCACTTGCCTATGTAGTCATGCCGGACCACATCCATTGGCTTGTGGAGCTCCGCGCGTTCTCGCTGGATTACGTCATGCAACGCTTCAAATCGAGCAGTGCATTGCTGATAAACCGCATGCTCGGCAGATCAGGACGATTCTGGCAATCGAGCTATCACGATCACGCAATCCGCTCTGATGAGTCACTGCTCAGTCATGCGATGTACGTGTTGGGGAATCCGATCAGGGCAGGGCTGACCGCGCAGCTTGGTGAGTATCCCCATGCGTGGTGTCGATGGGGGATGGAAGCGGGGCAGGCAATGGAGCACTTTGGATCGGAGAGATAGTGCCGACCAACGGTCGGCACCCACCAGCACCCATGCCGACGGACAGATAGTGCCAACCAAGGTTGGCACCCACCGAAGCCGGGCCCCAACCTTGGTGGGCCTCTACCGGAAGCCGCGACTCACCGCTTCTGCGCGAACAGCCATTCCCACATTGCCGGGTCCGCATAGGTGGCGTCCCAGGCATTGTGGTTGCCTTCCGGGAACTCGGTGTAGCGCACGTCACGTGCAGCGGCGCTCTGGAATGCGGCATGCAGCCTGCGGTCGTCGTCCGGCGGCACCACGTCGTCCAGCGCGCCGTGGAAGATCCAGATCGGCGTGTGCCGCAGACGCTGCGCGATCACGGCATACGGATCGGTTTCCTGGGCGACCTGCTCGACGAACAGGGTCGGGCGCTTCGCGCGTGGTGCAAGTACCGCGCCGCAGACGGGGACGATCGCGGCAAAACGGCGCGGGTCGTCCAACGCGATGTTCCAGCTGCCGTAGCCGCCCATCGACATGCCGGTCAGGTACTGCCGTGCCGGGTCGGCGCCGAATTCGGCGATCGTGGCGTCCAGTGCGGCCACCGCCGCACGGTTGTTGCGGCCGCTCCACTCCTCATGGCCCGGTACCTGTGGGAACACCACCAGGGCGGGGAAGTCGGGATGCTCGCGCAGGTAAGGCCCCAGCCCGGCGTAGGTCTGCTTGACGCCATCGGCACCGCGCTCGCCGGAGCCGTGCAGGAACAGGATGACCGGGAGGTGGGTGGGAGCGGCGGCCTGCACGCCGGCCGGAATGAACACCTGGTAGTAGGCGGTCTCCCCCTCCACCTTCACCGCGCGGGCTTCGAAGCGCCCGCGCGCGCTGTCTGGAAGCGATGTGCAGGCGGTCATCATCAGAACGGCCAGCAGTGGCAGCCAGCGCGACAGCGAACGGACCATGGGCTTTCCTGTAGCTGCAGGATCGTCTGCATCGTAGTCCGCCGCGATCAGCCTGGCATCATGCGCTGCGTCACTGCGGACGCGGGAAGCTGGCGATGATGTCCAACTGCTCCTGTGCTTCGGTATTGCCTTCGGCGGCAGCCGCCTGCACCTGCACCATGTCCGGATGCAGCACCACCAGCAGCGGGTTCTCGCAGACCGGGCAGTCGTACTCGGTGGCGTCTTCGTCCAGTTCCATCACCATGGCGCGCGAGCAGCCCTTCCATTCGCAGGCCGGGCAGGTGTGCTGCTGGTCGCGCCAGCCGGGCTGGAAGTAGTTTTCGATCGTTGTTGCCATGGGTGTTCCAGTTGGGATCGGGTCAGAGCCCCGCGTGGCGGGCATCCGACCCTGCAGGGTTCAGTGCAGCAGCACCAGCGTGGCCAGGCCGAGGAAAGTGAAGAAGCCCATCGAGTCGGTCACGGCGGTGAGGAAGATGCCACTGGCCAATGCCGGGTCGAAGCCGAAGCGTTTCAGTGTGAGCGGCACCAGTACGCCAGCCAGCGCAGCGAACAGCAGATTACAGGTCAGCGCGATGGCGATCACCGCCGACAGCCCGGGCGAGTGGAACCAGGCCAGCACGATCAGCCCCAGCACCGAGCCCAGCATCACGCCGTTCAACAAGGCGACCCGGACTTCCTTCCACAGCAGCGTGCGGGCGTTGGACGCGCCCACCTGGCCCAGCGCCAGGCCGCGCACCATCAGCGCCAGCACCTGGGTACCGGCGTTGCCACCGAGGCCGGCAACGATCGGCATCAGCACCGCCAGCGCCACCAGCTTGTCGATGGTGCCCTCGAAGTGGCCGACCACGCTGGAGGCCAGGAACGCCGTGCACAGGTTGACCGACAGCCACATCAAGCGGCGGCGCATGGCGCGCCAGACCGGGCTGAACAGATCTTCGTCCTCGTCCAGGCCGGCGGCGCCCAGCGCCTGGTGCTCGGCCTGGCCACGGATGATGTCGACCACGTCATCGATGGTGATGCGGCCGATCAGGATGTTGTTGTCGTCCACCACCGGCGCGGAGATCCAGTCATGGTCGGAGAACTGGCGGGCGACCTCCTGGTCGCTCTCGCCGACGTCGATGGCCGGCTGCTCGTCGTCGATCAGGCGGTTGATCGGGGTGGTGTCCTCGTGGGTCACCAGTGCCGCCAGCGACACCCGGCCGAGGTACTGGTGGCGCCGACTGACCACGAACAGGTGGTCGGTGTGGTCCGGCAGTTCGCCGCGCAGGCGCAGGTAACGCAGCACCACGTCGACGTTGACGTCGGCGCGCACGGTTACCACGTCCGGGTTCATCAGGCGGCCGGCGCTGTCCTCGGGATAGGACAGCACCTGTTCCAGGCGCTCGCGGTTCTCGCGGTCCATCGACTTGAGGACCTCGTCGATGACCGTATCCGGCAGGTCTTCGACCAGGTCGGCCAGATCGTCGATGTCCAGGTCTTCGACCGCGGCGATGATCTCGTCCGGGTCCATGTCGGCCAGCAGGCTTTCGCGCACTTCCTCGCCGACGTGGACCAGCACTTCGCCGTCGTCTTCCGGGTCGACCAGGCCCCACACGATGGCACGCTTGCCCGGCGGCAGCGATTCAAGCAGGTTGCCGATCTCGGCCGGGGCCAGGGTGTTGACCAGGCGACGCACCGGGCCCAGCCGACCGCTGTCCAGTGCATCGGACAACATCCGCAGTTGGCGCGCAG
Coding sequences:
- a CDS encoding REP-associated tyrosine transposase, which translates into the protein MNRARLRLGRHSRIGQSYILTTVTQGRRRYFDDATAAQLVMDVVRRLDTEGLTYSLAYVVMPDHIHWLVELRAFSLDYVMQRFKSSSALLINRMLGRSGRFWQSSYHDHAIRSDESLLSHAMYVLGNPIRAGLTAQLGEYPHAWCRWGMEAGQAMEHFGSER
- the mgtE gene encoding magnesium transporter, producing the protein MAEAVRHDKTARQLRMLSDALDSGRLGPVRRLVNTLAPAEIGNLLESLPPGKRAIVWGLVDPEDDGEVLVHVGEEVRESLLADMDPDEIIAAVEDLDIDDLADLVEDLPDTVIDEVLKSMDRENRERLEQVLSYPEDSAGRLMNPDVVTVRADVNVDVVLRYLRLRGELPDHTDHLFVVSRRHQYLGRVSLAALVTHEDTTPINRLIDDEQPAIDVGESDQEVARQFSDHDWISAPVVDDNNILIGRITIDDVVDIIRGQAEHQALGAAGLDEDEDLFSPVWRAMRRRLMWLSVNLCTAFLASSVVGHFEGTIDKLVALAVLMPIVAGLGGNAGTQVLALMVRGLALGQVGASNARTLLWKEVRVALLNGVMLGSVLGLIVLAWFHSPGLSAVIAIALTCNLLFAALAGVLVPLTLKRFGFDPALASGIFLTAVTDSMGFFTFLGLATLVLLH
- a CDS encoding aspartate carbamoyltransferase catalytic subunit codes for the protein MTAQQIDASGRLRHLLTLEGLPRETLLQLLDRAGQIRDAAVGRVGNKRHVLAGSAVCTLFFEPSTRTRSSFQLAAQRLGADVLNFDASTSSTRKGETACDTLRNLEAMGVRGFVVRHPDDGAVAALAEAAGEGTALINAGDGRSAHPTQGLLDMLTLRQAKGPDFSKMKVVIVGDVKHSRVARTDLHALRTLGVGEIRVCGPQSLLPDDETLKGCVVGDDFDAMLEGVDALMMLRLQRERMEEGLVPSLEQYHAQYGLTNERLARAGKDAAVLHPGPINRGVEVTDEVADGPQSWVLRQVANGVAVRMAVLETLLG
- a CDS encoding prolyl oligopeptidase family serine peptidase, which produces MVRSLSRWLPLLAVLMMTACTSLPDSARGRFEARAVKVEGETAYYQVFIPAGVQAAAPTHLPVILFLHGSGERGADGVKQTYAGLGPYLREHPDFPALVVFPQVPGHEEWSGRNNRAAVAALDATIAEFGADPARQYLTGMSMGGYGSWNIALDDPRRFAAIVPVCGAVLAPRAKRPTLFVEQVAQETDPYAVIAQRLRHTPIWIFHGALDDVVPPDDDRRLHAAFQSAAARDVRYTEFPEGNHNAWDATYADPAMWEWLFAQKR